A region from the Riemerella anatipestifer genome encodes:
- the rho gene encoding transcription termination factor Rho — translation MFDIETLEAKSSADLTKIAKDLGIKTGRGATMKDKVYAILDFQASNPQQTKDYYNSTEIVSEKKENHQTQEDSQAVEKTANRRGKRTPKADNTVKEVETKDTETSQVEEVSAEHTKGEQQEANSQRKTQRKRVKKKTEQTSIPENAKETDTPVEVEAKEDKPHSQQQSKKHKNQSQPNANHKEKNEQETDKSFNFDNLITIEGVLEILPDNYGFLRSADFNYISSPDDVYVSTNQIRNYGLKTGDTVKGTVRLPKEGEKYFSLQKPLEVNGRDLSFIKDRVAFEHLTPLFPQEKFNLTGANTTTSTRVVDLFAPIGKGQRAMIVAQPKTGKTMLLKDIANSISANHPEAYMMILLIDERPEEVTDMQRSVNAEVIASTFDESAEKHVKVANLVLSKAQRMVECGHDVVILLDSITRLARAYNTVTPASGKILSGGVDANALHRPKRFFGAARKIEGGGSLTIIATALIDTGSKMDEVIFEEFKGTGNMELVLDRKIANKRIFPAVDITASSTRRDDLLHDEITQQRMWILRKYLSDMNPVEAMEFVQKQMKGTQSNEEFLMSMNK, via the coding sequence ATGTTTGATATAGAAACCCTTGAGGCTAAATCTTCGGCTGACCTTACGAAGATTGCTAAAGATTTAGGTATTAAAACAGGAAGAGGGGCTACAATGAAAGATAAAGTTTATGCTATTTTAGATTTTCAAGCCTCTAATCCACAACAAACTAAAGACTATTATAACTCTACAGAGATAGTTAGTGAAAAGAAAGAGAATCATCAAACTCAAGAAGATTCTCAAGCGGTAGAGAAAACAGCAAATAGGAGAGGGAAAAGGACTCCAAAAGCAGATAATACAGTTAAGGAGGTAGAAACGAAAGACACTGAAACTTCACAAGTTGAAGAAGTTTCTGCAGAGCATACTAAAGGGGAGCAACAAGAAGCCAATTCTCAGAGAAAGACTCAAAGAAAGCGAGTGAAGAAAAAAACGGAGCAAACATCAATACCTGAGAATGCTAAGGAGACTGATACTCCAGTGGAGGTAGAGGCTAAAGAAGATAAACCTCACTCACAACAACAATCTAAGAAACACAAAAATCAATCACAGCCTAACGCCAATCACAAAGAAAAGAACGAGCAGGAAACAGATAAGTCCTTTAATTTTGATAATTTAATCACTATAGAAGGAGTGCTTGAAATTCTGCCTGATAACTATGGTTTCTTGCGTTCTGCCGATTTTAATTATATTTCTTCCCCAGACGATGTTTATGTTTCTACTAATCAGATTAGAAATTATGGACTAAAAACGGGAGATACTGTAAAAGGCACAGTAAGACTTCCTAAAGAAGGCGAAAAATATTTCTCTTTACAAAAACCGTTAGAGGTCAATGGTAGAGACCTTAGTTTTATTAAAGACCGTGTGGCTTTTGAACATTTAACACCGTTATTTCCTCAAGAGAAATTTAATTTAACAGGGGCTAATACTACTACATCTACTAGAGTGGTAGATTTGTTCGCACCGATAGGCAAAGGGCAAAGAGCTATGATTGTTGCTCAGCCTAAAACTGGTAAAACAATGCTTCTTAAGGATATAGCTAATTCTATATCGGCTAATCACCCAGAGGCTTATATGATGATTTTGCTGATAGACGAACGCCCTGAAGAGGTTACTGATATGCAAAGAAGTGTAAATGCGGAGGTGATAGCTTCTACTTTTGATGAGTCTGCAGAAAAACATGTGAAGGTAGCTAATCTAGTGCTTTCTAAAGCTCAAAGAATGGTAGAATGTGGGCACGATGTGGTGATTTTGTTAGACTCTATCACGCGTTTAGCAAGGGCTTATAATACGGTAACACCTGCTTCTGGTAAGATACTTTCTGGTGGGGTAGATGCCAACGCTTTGCATAGACCTAAAAGATTTTTTGGGGCGGCAAGAAAGATAGAGGGCGGAGGCTCACTTACCATTATTGCGACGGCTCTTATAGATACGGGTTCTAAAATGGATGAGGTGATTTTTGAAGAGTTTAAAGGGACAGGTAATATGGAGCTGGTTCTAGATAGAAAAATAGCAAATAAGAGAATTTTCCCAGCGGTAGATATTACGGCGTCTAGTACTAGAAGAGATGACCTTCTTCACGATGAAATTACCCAACAGCGCATGTGGATTTTGAGAAAATATCTTTCTGATATGAATCCTGTAGAAGCAATGGAGTTTGTTCAGAAACAAATGAAGGGTACTCAAAGTAATGAGGAATTCTTGATGTCTATGAATAAGTAA